A stretch of Pseudolysobacter antarcticus DNA encodes these proteins:
- a CDS encoding 2-oxoacid:ferredoxin oxidoreductase subunit beta: MTYLAKPKLHHPTLPQNKLCHTRRDYEGKISTLCAGCGHDSISAAIIQACWEMDVEPHRVAKLSGIGCSSKTPDYFLGQSHGFNTVHGRMPSVLTGANLANRELLYLGVSGDGDSASIGLGQFAHCMRRGVNMVYIVENNGVYGLTKGQFSATADQGSTSKRGVVNSDSPLDMVGMALQLGASFVARSFSGDKHQLVPLIKAAIAHRGAAFLDVISPCVAFNNHAGSTKSYEYVREHNEAVNRLDVIPLRKEIRVDFAAGELLEVEQHDGSVLRLRKIAPDYDPHNRIAAMNYTQEHQAKGEVVTGLLYIDTNASDMHEHLHTTARPLNALAARELCPGKTALDKLNAGFR, translated from the coding sequence ATGACTTATCTCGCCAAACCCAAACTGCATCACCCGACCCTGCCGCAGAACAAACTCTGCCATACGCGGCGCGATTACGAAGGCAAGATTTCCACCTTGTGCGCGGGCTGCGGCCACGACTCGATTTCCGCCGCGATCATCCAGGCGTGCTGGGAAATGGATGTCGAGCCGCACCGCGTCGCGAAACTTTCCGGCATCGGCTGCAGCTCGAAAACGCCGGATTATTTCCTCGGCCAGTCGCACGGTTTCAACACCGTGCACGGGCGCATGCCATCGGTGTTGACCGGCGCGAATCTGGCGAATCGCGAACTGTTGTATCTCGGTGTATCGGGCGATGGCGATTCGGCCTCGATCGGTCTCGGCCAGTTTGCGCACTGCATGCGCCGCGGCGTGAACATGGTTTATATCGTCGAGAACAACGGCGTGTACGGCCTGACCAAGGGCCAGTTTTCGGCGACCGCCGATCAAGGTTCCACCTCGAAACGCGGCGTGGTGAATAGCGACAGTCCGCTCGATATGGTCGGCATGGCGCTGCAGCTCGGCGCAAGTTTTGTCGCGCGCAGTTTTTCCGGCGACAAACATCAGCTCGTGCCGCTGATCAAGGCCGCGATCGCGCATCGCGGCGCGGCGTTTCTCGATGTGATCAGTCCATGTGTGGCGTTCAACAATCACGCCGGCAGCACCAAGAGTTACGAGTACGTGCGTGAGCATAACGAGGCCGTGAATCGGCTTGATGTAATTCCGCTGCGCAAGGAAATCCGCGTCGATTTTGCCGCCGGTGAACTGCTCGAAGTCGAACAACACGACGGCAGTGTTTTGCGCCTGCGCAAGATCGCGCCCGACTACGATCCGCACAATCGCATCGCCGCGATGAACTACACGCAGGAGCATCAGGCCAAGGGCGAAGTCGTCACCGGCCTGCTCTACATCGATACCAATGCCAGCGACATGCACGAGCACCTGCACACCACGGCGCGCCCGCTGAATGCATTGGCCGCGCGCGAACTTTGCCCGGGCAAAACGGCGCTCGACAAACTCAACGCCGGATTCCGTTGA
- a CDS encoding MAPEG family protein — MQVNTILLPVFGLVLLTFVVWLQMYVVRFNAARKNKIAIDDLTPFNCNLPRAFITSGDNLRNLFELPVLFYLAAVLLLILHRDDAIYVWLAWAYFALRCLHSFIHTTYNRVSHRFAVYFLSSLVLWAIWLRLALQVLSASLSDH; from the coding sequence ATGCAAGTGAATACGATTTTGCTGCCGGTGTTCGGTTTGGTGCTGCTGACCTTCGTGGTCTGGCTGCAGATGTATGTCGTGCGGTTCAACGCGGCACGCAAGAACAAGATCGCGATCGACGATCTCACGCCGTTCAACTGCAACCTGCCGCGCGCTTTCATCACTTCGGGCGACAACCTGCGCAACCTGTTCGAGCTGCCGGTATTATTTTACCTCGCCGCCGTATTGCTACTGATTCTGCACCGCGACGATGCGATCTACGTGTGGCTGGCTTGGGCGTACTTCGCGCTGCGGTGTCTGCACAGTTTTATCCACACGACCTACAATCGTGTCTCGCATCGTTTCGCCGTGTATTTCCTGAGCTCGCTGGTATTGTGGGCGATCTGGCTGAGGTTGGCTTTGCAGGTTTTGTCGGCTTCGTTGTCTGATCATTAG
- a CDS encoding class I SAM-dependent DNA methyltransferase, which yields MPKIYDRTYFDRWYRQENLGIGSRQALMRKARLAISTAEYYLGRPIHNVLDIGCGEGVWQPVLKAERPKISYLGLDSSEYVVERFGRTRNIRLATFGQLGELRFDEGFDLIVCSDVLHYVRTPELKRGLRGIAEQLQGVAFLELFTADDALAGDTDGFIARSPRWYLSTFREAGLISCGSHCYLGPHLTAAVATLEVPMLW from the coding sequence ATGCCAAAAATCTACGACCGCACTTATTTCGACCGCTGGTATCGCCAGGAAAATCTCGGTATCGGTTCACGTCAGGCGCTTATGCGCAAGGCGCGACTCGCGATCAGCACCGCCGAATATTATCTGGGTCGGCCGATTCACAACGTGCTGGATATCGGCTGTGGCGAGGGCGTGTGGCAGCCGGTGCTGAAGGCCGAGCGTCCGAAAATTTCCTATCTCGGGCTCGATAGCAGCGAATACGTGGTCGAGCGTTTTGGCCGCACACGCAATATCCGCCTCGCCACGTTCGGCCAGCTCGGCGAGCTGCGTTTCGATGAGGGTTTTGATCTGATCGTGTGTTCGGATGTGTTGCATTACGTGCGCACGCCCGAGCTCAAGCGCGGCCTGCGCGGCATCGCCGAACAATTGCAGGGCGTGGCGTTTCTCGAACTGTTCACCGCCGACGATGCGCTGGCCGGCGACACCGACGGTTTTATCGCACGCTCGCCGCGCTGGTATCTGTCGACGTTTCGCGAGGCCGGCCTGATCAGTTGCGGCTCGCATTGTTACCTCGGCCCGCATCTCACTGCTGCGGTGGCCACGCTCGAAGTGCCGATGCTTTGGTGA
- a CDS encoding methionine ABC transporter ATP-binding protein: MIELHDIHKSYRVDGREQPALHAIDLRIESGEVFGIIGHSGAGKSTLIRLINLLERPSAGRLLIDGDDITQLDANGLRALRRQVGMIFQHFNLLSAKTVAQNVAFPLRLAGVSSRAEIATRVAELLARVGLSDHADKYPAQLSGGQKQRVGIARALACRPKILLCDEATSALDPQTTASVLQLLAEINRELGLTIVLITHEMDVIRRVCDRVAVLDAGRLVESGTVADVFLHPQHATTRRFVFEAENVDENELRSDLANVSGRVVRLTFRGEATYAPLLGSIARATGVDYSILSGRIDRIKETPYGQLTLALVGGDIEAALSQLAAANVHVADVHGTELH, encoded by the coding sequence TTGATCGAACTGCACGATATCCACAAATCCTATCGCGTCGATGGCCGCGAGCAACCCGCGCTGCATGCGATCGATCTGCGCATTGAAAGCGGCGAAGTGTTCGGCATCATCGGGCATTCCGGCGCGGGCAAATCGACCTTGATCCGGCTGATCAATCTGCTCGAACGGCCGAGTGCGGGCCGACTGTTGATCGACGGCGACGATATCACCCAACTTGACGCGAACGGCTTGCGCGCGTTGCGCCGGCAGGTCGGCATGATCTTCCAGCATTTCAATCTGCTCAGCGCAAAAACCGTGGCGCAGAACGTCGCGTTTCCGTTGCGCCTGGCTGGAGTTTCGTCGCGTGCGGAAATCGCAACACGTGTTGCCGAATTGCTCGCGCGTGTCGGCCTCAGCGATCACGCCGACAAATATCCGGCGCAACTTTCCGGCGGACAAAAACAGCGCGTCGGCATCGCGCGTGCGCTCGCGTGCCGGCCGAAAATCCTGCTGTGCGACGAGGCCACGAGCGCGCTCGATCCGCAAACCACCGCCTCGGTATTGCAGCTGCTGGCCGAGATCAATCGCGAGCTCGGCCTGACCATCGTGCTGATCACGCACGAGATGGATGTGATTCGCCGCGTGTGTGATCGTGTTGCCGTGCTCGATGCGGGGCGCCTCGTCGAAAGCGGCACGGTCGCCGATGTATTTCTGCATCCGCAACATGCCACCACGCGACGTTTTGTGTTCGAAGCCGAGAACGTCGACGAGAACGAGTTGCGCAGCGATCTGGCCAACGTCAGCGGACGTGTCGTGCGCCTGACCTTTCGCGGCGAAGCAACCTATGCGCCGCTGCTCGGCAGCATCGCGCGCGCGACCGGCGTGGACTACAGCATTCTTTCCGGGCGCATTGATCGCATCAAGGAAACGCCGTACGGCCAGCTCACGCTCGCGCTGGTCGGCGGCGATATTGAAGCCGCGTTGAGCCAGCTCGCCGCGGCCAACGTGCATGTCGCCGATGTGCACGGCACGGAGTTGCACTGA
- a CDS encoding methionine ABC transporter permease produces MDTTWLQTWFPNTDWADVGRACIDTLAMLGGSLALTIVLGLPLGVLLFLTSKRQLLEQRGLYAVLSLVVNILRSVPFIILMILMMPVTEHIVGTSLGVLGAIPPLVVGAAPFFARLVETALREVDRGIIEATQAMGASTRQIVLGALLPEARPGIIAGITVTAIALVSYTAMGGAIGAGGLGDLAYRFGYQSFQTDVMVVTVVLLLVLVQLLQMLGDKLVTRFSRR; encoded by the coding sequence ATGGATACGACGTGGTTGCAAACGTGGTTTCCGAACACCGATTGGGCCGATGTCGGCCGCGCTTGCATCGATACGCTCGCGATGCTCGGCGGCTCGCTGGCGCTGACGATCGTCCTCGGCCTGCCGCTCGGTGTGTTGTTGTTCCTCACTTCGAAACGCCAGTTGCTCGAACAGCGCGGTTTGTATGCGGTGTTGTCGCTGGTCGTGAATATTCTGCGCTCGGTGCCGTTCATCATTTTGATGATCCTCATGATGCCGGTGACCGAACATATCGTCGGCACATCGCTCGGCGTGCTTGGCGCGATTCCACCGTTGGTCGTCGGCGCGGCGCCATTCTTCGCGCGGCTGGTTGAAACCGCCTTGCGCGAAGTCGATCGCGGCATCATCGAAGCCACGCAGGCGATGGGCGCAAGCACCCGCCAGATCGTGCTCGGCGCGCTGTTGCCCGAAGCGCGGCCCGGCATCATCGCCGGCATCACCGTGACTGCGATTGCGCTGGTTTCCTACACCGCGATGGGCGGCGCGATCGGCGCGGGCGGACTCGGCGATCTTGCCTATCGATTTGGTTATCAAAGTTTCCAGACCGACGTGATGGTAGTCACGGTCGTGTTGCTGCTCGTGCTCGTACAACTTTTACAAATGCTTGGCGACAAACTCGTGACACGTTTTAGCCGCCGTTAA
- a CDS encoding MetQ/NlpA family ABC transporter substrate-binding protein, which yields MKKLFLLLSVLFAISVHANESLSVAATAVPHAEILQFIKPMLAKDGVDLDIKVFTDYVQPNLQVAQKRIDVNYFQTEPYLNAFNKNRGTDLVKVIGVHIEPFGAYSHKFAALKDLPDGANVVIPSDPSNNSRALLLLNKVGLITLKDPGDALCTLKDISANPKHLKFRELEAAMLPRVLDQVDLALINTNYALAAKLDPTKDALAIEDSHSPYVNYLVARSDNRNSEAVTKLAKALTSAEVKAFIAKKYQGAVLPAF from the coding sequence ATGAAAAAACTGTTCCTGTTGCTGAGCGTGTTGTTCGCGATTTCGGTGCACGCCAACGAAAGCCTCAGCGTGGCCGCGACTGCCGTGCCGCATGCGGAAATTCTGCAGTTCATCAAGCCGATGCTGGCGAAAGATGGTGTCGATCTCGACATCAAGGTGTTCACGGATTATGTGCAGCCGAATCTGCAAGTCGCGCAGAAACGCATCGACGTGAATTATTTCCAGACCGAGCCGTACCTCAATGCGTTCAACAAGAATCGCGGCACCGATCTGGTCAAGGTGATCGGTGTGCATATCGAGCCGTTCGGCGCGTACTCGCACAAGTTCGCGGCGCTGAAAGATCTGCCGGACGGCGCGAATGTGGTGATCCCGAGCGACCCAAGCAATAACAGTCGCGCATTGCTGCTGCTCAACAAGGTCGGCCTGATTACGCTCAAAGATCCGGGCGACGCGCTGTGCACGCTGAAGGATATTTCGGCCAATCCGAAGCACCTGAAATTCCGCGAACTCGAAGCTGCGATGTTGCCGCGTGTACTCGATCAGGTCGATCTCGCGCTGATCAATACCAACTATGCGCTCGCCGCCAAGCTCGATCCGACCAAGGATGCGCTCGCGATCGAGGATAGTCATTCGCCGTACGTGAATTATCTCGTCGCACGCTCGGACAATCGCAACAGCGAGGCCGTGACAAAACTTGCGAAGGCGTTGACCAGCGCCGAGGTGAAGGCATTTATCGCGAAGAAATATCAGGGCGCGGTGCTGCCGGCGTTTTGA
- a CDS encoding thioredoxin domain-containing protein: MHRFHKQLFARVFGALSIVFFCAATPLVHASDAGKIVWLHNEADAFAKARAQHRFVLLDLEAVWCHWCHVMDEQTYANPEVAAEISAHYIALRIDQDSRPDIANRYGDFGWPATVVFAADGTEIIKRRGYIEAPRFLSMLKAIVVDPSPIVVATADAAAMPTQHDSALDASTRDELLKRYRDTYDHTLGSLQAAQKFLDYDSVEFAIVHGQSGDATETAMARQTLDAARALFDPAWGGVYQYSTDGDWQHPHFEKLATLQAQYLRVYALAWAAFGKEQDRQAVDSIRGFLDAFLRSPDGAFYVSQDADLHPGEHSDKYFALDDAQRRALGVPRVDKHIYAQQNGMIIESLATWAELGGDATALSEARKSAEWIIKHRALPGGGFRHDEHDAAGPYLADTLAMGRGFLALYRATSERGWLQHASAAADFINLNFSDPNGGFYSAKGAGLIKPLPDFGENVSLARFANLLARYSGKPAHRAAAKHALRYIVNPELALKNLTNPGVLLADTEAQTEPLHLTITGARNDRDAAKLFATVQQLPVWYKRVEWWDRAEGALPNPGVTYPQLKRAAAFVCTESNCSLPIFDPAQIAVFLQKSHEPQSP; the protein is encoded by the coding sequence ATGCATCGCTTTCACAAACAGCTTTTCGCGCGCGTGTTCGGCGCGCTGTCGATCGTATTTTTTTGCGCCGCGACTCCGCTGGTACACGCCAGCGATGCCGGCAAAATTGTGTGGCTGCATAACGAAGCCGACGCGTTCGCCAAAGCCCGCGCGCAACATCGATTTGTGCTGCTCGATCTCGAAGCGGTGTGGTGCCATTGGTGCCATGTGATGGACGAGCAGACGTATGCGAACCCGGAAGTGGCCGCCGAGATTTCAGCGCACTACATCGCGCTGCGCATCGATCAGGATTCGCGCCCGGATATCGCCAATCGTTATGGCGATTTCGGCTGGCCGGCGACCGTCGTATTTGCCGCCGATGGCACCGAGATCATCAAGCGTCGCGGTTACATCGAAGCGCCGCGATTTCTCAGCATGCTCAAGGCGATCGTGGTCGATCCCTCGCCGATTGTCGTCGCCACCGCCGACGCGGCGGCCATGCCGACACAACACGATAGCGCGCTCGATGCGAGTACGCGCGACGAATTGCTGAAGCGTTATCGCGACACCTACGATCACACCCTCGGCAGCCTGCAGGCAGCGCAAAAATTTCTCGACTACGACAGTGTCGAGTTCGCCATCGTCCACGGCCAGAGCGGAGATGCCACAGAAACCGCGATGGCGCGGCAAACGCTGGACGCAGCGCGAGCGTTATTCGATCCGGCCTGGGGCGGCGTCTATCAATATTCCACCGATGGTGATTGGCAGCATCCGCACTTCGAGAAACTCGCGACGTTGCAGGCGCAATATCTGCGCGTTTACGCACTGGCGTGGGCGGCATTTGGCAAGGAGCAGGATCGGCAAGCGGTCGATTCGATTCGCGGCTTTCTCGATGCGTTTCTGCGCAGCCCTGACGGCGCGTTTTATGTCAGCCAGGATGCCGATCTGCATCCCGGCGAACACTCCGATAAATATTTTGCACTCGACGATGCGCAGCGTCGTGCGTTAGGCGTGCCGCGTGTCGACAAACATATTTATGCGCAGCAGAACGGCATGATTATCGAATCGCTCGCGACGTGGGCCGAGCTCGGCGGCGATGCCACGGCCTTGAGTGAGGCACGAAAATCTGCGGAGTGGATCATTAAACATCGCGCCTTGCCCGGCGGCGGATTTCGCCACGACGAGCACGATGCGGCCGGCCCGTATCTGGCCGACACACTGGCGATGGGACGCGGTTTTCTCGCGTTGTATCGCGCCACCAGCGAACGAGGTTGGTTGCAACACGCGAGCGCCGCCGCCGATTTTATCAACCTAAATTTCAGCGACCCGAATGGCGGATTTTATTCGGCGAAAGGCGCCGGCCTGATCAAGCCGCTGCCGGATTTCGGCGAGAATGTTTCGCTCGCGCGTTTCGCCAATCTGCTCGCGCGCTACAGCGGAAAACCTGCGCATCGCGCCGCAGCCAAACACGCGCTGCGCTACATCGTCAATCCCGAACTTGCGCTGAAAAACCTGACCAATCCCGGCGTGCTGCTGGCCGATACTGAAGCACAGACCGAGCCGCTGCACTTGACCATCACTGGCGCCCGCAACGATCGTGACGCCGCAAAACTATTCGCGACCGTGCAGCAACTTCCAGTTTGGTACAAGCGCGTGGAATGGTGGGACCGTGCCGAAGGTGCGCTGCCGAATCCGGGCGTGACTTATCCGCAACTCAAACGCGCCGCAGCTTTCGTCTGCACCGAATCGAATTGTTCGTTACCGATTTTCGATCCGGCGCAGATTGCGGTGTTCCTGCAAAAATCGCACGAGCCGCAATCGCCCTGA
- a CDS encoding WD40/YVTN/BNR-like repeat-containing protein yields the protein MNLSRWLLCMLCLSSAIAALAEPIASVDATLFQDLHWRLIGPFRGGRVLAISGVPNEPSHFYFGSVNGGVWETHDSARTWQPIFDGQSIGSIGAIALAPSNPKVIYVGSGEADMRSDIAQGNGMYKSVDGGKQWSHIGLDDTQQIGRVLIDPNDPNLVYVAALGHPYGANAERGVFRSRDGGKSWQNVLFKNADTGAIDLAFEPGNARVIYATLWQTRRTPWNIYPPSSGPGGGVYKSIDGGDHWTEITSHGLPKQVGHVGLAIAPSEPQRVYAMVDAVDGGLYRSDDGGANFVRIGTDARIWTRGWYFGGITVDPKNPDIVYACNTNLYRSVDGGKTFVPSKGAPGGDDYHSLWIDPNDPQRQMLGVDQGAVVSLNGGATWSSWFNQPTGQFYHVITDTRFPYWVYGAQQDSGAAAVPSRSNSIDGINMTQFRETTAGGESGNIAPDPDDPDVIYGGNVDKLDLRTQQTQDIDPTFAFPDHHRSVWTLPLTFSHRDDKVLYFANQRLYRTADKGEHWQQISADLTRENPAVPKTLDAPTVANNEQLGPRRGVIYAIAPSRLVDHDIWVGTDDGLIWRTRDEGQHWSNITPKALGSWDKIGIIDTSHFDAETAYVAIDRHRLDDFKPYIYRTRDGGKSWQLIANGIAANSFANAVREDPQRRGLLYAGTEKGVYVSFDDGDHWQPLQQNLPVTSVRDIDVHDNDLVIATHGRAFWIMDDISPLRQLDATSANTTARLFAPATVQRLRPSGFTGSPMPRDEPLVLNPPDGVYLDYVLKTASSKPITLTIFDAQGGLVRRYSSADAAPKLDPAKLEVAPEWFESPTVLSTGAGMHRFVWPLRYAAAPALADGNVYANGVWAPPGKYTVELGVDGERKTQSFNVEADPRISLPQAAYVQQFKLARKLEASRAKLATANREAEKLDKALTAPREKADARIAKNIDLLRAHIAEITGTHDPANPGNLWYLPPKSLSSLRYLGAALDKLDLAVSNVDAAPTADAKTGYAKLDASLAKTLAEWQQAKDKELAALNTQLQAAKQPEIVLDKTTLDN from the coding sequence ATGAATTTGTCGCGCTGGTTGTTATGCATGTTGTGCCTTTCGAGCGCAATCGCGGCGCTGGCCGAGCCGATCGCGAGTGTCGATGCAACGCTGTTTCAGGATTTGCATTGGCGCCTGATCGGTCCGTTTCGCGGCGGCCGTGTACTCGCTATCAGCGGTGTGCCGAACGAACCGTCGCATTTTTATTTCGGCAGCGTGAATGGTGGTGTGTGGGAAACGCACGACTCTGCGCGCACGTGGCAGCCGATTTTCGATGGTCAGTCGATCGGTTCGATCGGTGCGATTGCGCTGGCGCCGTCGAATCCGAAAGTGATCTATGTCGGCAGCGGCGAAGCCGACATGCGCTCGGATATCGCGCAAGGCAACGGCATGTACAAATCGGTCGATGGCGGCAAACAATGGAGCCATATCGGCCTCGACGATACCCAACAGATCGGCCGCGTTCTGATCGATCCGAACGATCCCAATCTCGTCTACGTCGCCGCCCTTGGTCATCCGTACGGAGCGAATGCTGAGCGTGGGGTTTTCCGTTCGCGCGACGGCGGCAAGAGCTGGCAGAACGTGTTGTTCAAGAACGCCGATACCGGCGCGATCGATCTCGCCTTCGAGCCTGGCAATGCGCGCGTGATCTACGCCACGCTGTGGCAAACGCGACGCACGCCGTGGAATATTTATCCGCCGTCGAGCGGCCCGGGCGGCGGTGTGTACAAATCGATCGATGGTGGCGATCACTGGACTGAAATTACCAGCCACGGTTTGCCGAAGCAGGTCGGCCATGTCGGTCTGGCGATTGCGCCGAGCGAACCGCAGCGCGTATATGCGATGGTCGATGCGGTCGACGGTGGTTTATATCGTTCCGACGATGGCGGCGCAAACTTCGTGCGCATCGGCACCGATGCACGTATCTGGACGCGCGGCTGGTATTTCGGCGGCATCACGGTCGATCCGAAAAATCCCGACATCGTGTATGCGTGCAACACCAATCTGTATCGCTCGGTCGATGGCGGCAAAACCTTCGTGCCGAGCAAGGGCGCACCGGGCGGTGACGATTATCACTCGCTGTGGATCGATCCGAATGATCCACAACGGCAGATGCTCGGCGTCGATCAAGGTGCGGTCGTGAGCTTGAATGGTGGCGCGACCTGGAGCAGTTGGTTCAATCAGCCGACCGGCCAGTTTTATCATGTCATCACCGATACGCGTTTTCCGTATTGGGTTTACGGCGCGCAGCAGGATTCCGGTGCGGCCGCCGTGCCGAGTCGAAGCAACAGCATCGACGGCATCAATATGACCCAGTTTCGCGAGACCACCGCCGGCGGCGAGAGCGGCAACATCGCGCCCGATCCTGACGATCCCGATGTGATTTACGGCGGCAATGTCGACAAGCTCGATCTGCGCACGCAGCAGACGCAGGATATCGATCCGACCTTCGCATTTCCCGATCATCATCGCAGCGTCTGGACCTTGCCGCTGACGTTTTCGCATCGCGATGACAAGGTGCTGTATTTCGCCAATCAACGTTTGTATCGCACCGCGGACAAGGGCGAACACTGGCAGCAGATCAGTGCCGATCTGACCCGCGAAAATCCCGCGGTGCCGAAAACACTCGATGCGCCGACTGTCGCCAACAATGAACAGCTCGGGCCGCGTCGCGGCGTGATTTATGCGATCGCGCCGTCGCGGCTCGTCGATCACGATATCTGGGTCGGCACCGATGATGGTTTGATCTGGCGCACGCGCGACGAAGGTCAGCACTGGAGCAATATCACGCCGAAAGCGCTCGGCAGCTGGGACAAGATCGGCATCATCGACACCTCGCATTTTGATGCCGAGACCGCGTATGTCGCGATCGATCGGCATCGGCTCGACGATTTCAAACCGTATATTTATCGCACACGCGATGGTGGAAAAAGCTGGCAACTGATCGCGAATGGAATCGCTGCCAACAGTTTCGCGAATGCGGTGCGCGAAGATCCGCAGCGTCGCGGTCTGCTTTACGCCGGCACCGAAAAAGGCGTGTATGTCTCGTTCGACGACGGTGATCATTGGCAACCGCTGCAACAGAATCTGCCGGTCACATCGGTGCGCGATATCGACGTGCACGACAACGATCTGGTGATCGCCACGCATGGCCGCGCGTTCTGGATCATGGACGATATTTCGCCGTTGCGGCAGCTCGATGCAACGTCGGCAAATACAACGGCGCGGCTGTTTGCGCCAGCGACCGTGCAGCGTTTGCGGCCATCGGGTTTCACCGGCTCACCAATGCCGCGCGACGAACCGCTCGTGCTCAATCCGCCGGATGGCGTGTATCTCGACTACGTGCTGAAAACGGCCAGCAGCAAGCCGATCACACTGACTATATTCGATGCGCAAGGTGGCCTGGTGCGTCGCTATAGCAGCGCTGATGCCGCGCCGAAACTTGATCCGGCCAAACTCGAGGTCGCGCCCGAATGGTTCGAGTCGCCGACGGTACTTTCGACCGGCGCCGGCATGCATCGTTTCGTCTGGCCACTGCGTTACGCGGCTGCGCCGGCACTCGCCGATGGCAATGTTTATGCGAACGGTGTGTGGGCGCCGCCCGGCAAATACACCGTCGAACTCGGTGTCGATGGTGAGCGCAAAACGCAGTCGTTCAATGTCGAAGCCGATCCGCGCATCAGTTTGCCGCAAGCCGCGTACGTGCAGCAGTTTAAACTCGCGCGCAAGCTCGAGGCTTCACGCGCGAAACTCGCCACGGCGAATCGTGAAGCGGAAAAACTCGACAAGGCGCTCACCGCACCGCGCGAAAAAGCCGATGCCAGAATCGCGAAGAACATCGATCTGCTGCGCGCACATATTGCGGAAATTACCGGCACGCACGATCCGGCCAATCCCGGCAATCTCTGGTATCTGCCGCCGAAGTCTTTGAGCAGTTTGCGTTATCTCGGGGCCGCGCTGGACAAGCTCGATCTTGCCGTCAGCAATGTCGATGCTGCACCGACCGCCGATGCAAAAACCGGCTACGCCAAACTCGATGCGAGTTTGGCGAAAACCTTGGCCGAATGGCAGCAAGCCAAGGACAAGGAGTTGGCCGCGTTGAACACGCAGTTGCAGGCCGCGAAACAGCCGGAGATCGTGCTCGATAAAACCACGCTCGATAATTAA